One window from the genome of Pieris napi chromosome 3, ilPieNapi1.2, whole genome shotgun sequence encodes:
- the LOC125063795 gene encoding octopamine receptor 1-like, translated as MISLIDYKVVEHFIKWNASEPDSELYIENVEKDEENASKYTYQMIEENPHCNKTVCTEYEAFEAAVVVFLCGLIVITVIGNTLIISAVLTTKRLRTVTNCFVTSLALADLLVGIFVMPPAIAVHIRGEWELGWILCDIWISLDILLCTASILSLCAISIDRYLAVTRPLTYSRRRRSKKLALTMILFVWIAAGAITCPPMLGWYEPDHNQGGVCRYNQNAGYVVFSAMGSFFLPMIVMVYVYARISCVVARRHQQLASTASKCTKKANLSCIRTESDSGSDKLSLRQSASKQTPQQNDTQEQKCPCCFRTEKRQKLKKEKEKESKFTEFKANYKYKSSRISRRTHSIRDHENNRVSSLRRETKTAQTLSLVVGGFVACWLPFFLYYLMTPFIPSSYVYPVLMCVLTWLGWFNSAINPFIYAFYSPDFRLAFWRLTIRKCKRNKR; from the exons ATGATCTCGCTAATAGATTACAAGGTAGTTGAACATTTCATAAAATGGAATGCCTCAGAGCCAGACAGCGagttatatatagaaaatgtaGAAAAAGACGAAGAAAACGCAAGTAAATATACATATCAAATGATAGAGGAAAATCCGCACTGTAATAAGACAGTGTGCACTGAATACGAAGCATTTGAGGCAGCTGTTGTAGTCTTTCTGTGTGGTTTAATAGTTATTACTGTAATAG gtaACACATTGATTATATCCGCGGTTTTAACAACCAAAAGGTTGAGGACAGTCACAAATTGCTTTGTAACAAGCTTGGCGCTTGCCGATCTTCTTGTTGGTATATTTGTGATGCCGCCGGCGATAGCGGTTCATATAAGAG GCGAATGGGAGCTTGGATGGATCCTATGCGACATATGGATAAGCTTAGACATTCTTCTATGTACTGCCTCTATTCTATCATTATGTGCAATAAGCATAGACCGGTACTTAGCTGTCACGAGGCCACTGACTTACTCACGGCGTCGGAGATCGAAGAAACTTGCTCTAACAATGATTCTGTTCGTTTGGATTGCTGCTGGTGCTATTACATGCCCCCCTATGCTTGGATG GTATGAACCAGACCATAACCAAGGTGGTGTCTGTAGATATAACCAAAACGCAGGTTACGTTGTATTCTCAGCCATGGGTTCCTTCTTTCTGCCCATGATCGtcatggtatatgtctatgcCAGAATATCATGTGTCGTGGCAAGACGACATCAGCAACTTGCCAGTACAGCTAGTAAATGTACTAAG AAAGCCAATTTATCCTGTATTCGCACGGAATCCGATTCTGGGTCAGATAAACTTTCTCTACGACAAAGCGCATCTAAACAAACTCCACAACAAAACGATACCCAAGAACAAAAATGCCCGTGCTGTTTCCGAActgaaaagagacagaaatTGAAAAAGGAGAAAGAGAAAGAGTCCAAATTCACCGAGTTCAAGGCGAACTACAAGTATAAGAGTTCCAGGATTTCTAGAAGGACACATTCAATAAGAGATCATGAGAACAATAGAGTATCGTCGTTACGAAGAGAAACGAAGACGGCTCAAACGTTGAGTCTCGTGGTGGGAGGTTTCGTCGCTTGCTGGTTGCCTTTCTTCCTCTATTATCTAATGACACCTTTTATTCCAAGTAGTTATGTATATCCAGTCCTTATGTGTGTATTAACATGGTTGGGATGGTTTAACTCCGCCATTAATCCATTTATTTACGCATTTTATTCACCGGATTTTAGATTAGCGTTTTGGAGGTTGACTATAAGAAAATGTAAGAGGAATAAACGTTAA